CAGACCTCCTTTATCGTAGCCTGGTGCAAGAGGCCAGACAACAGGTCCCGTCGAGGGTTCCTGAGCCGTCGATCGGCGGGCCGGCACCAACCCGTGTCGCTCGCTACGACGCGTACATTCGTGACGCGTGCCAGCGCTACGACATGCCCCTACATCTGGTCTATGCGGTGATCCACCACGAGTCCGCCGGCAATCCGCATGCCGTGTCGGCGAAGAACGCGAAGGGGCTGATGCAGCTCACCGACCAGACGGCGCGTCACCTGCGCGTGAGAAACGTGTTCGACCCCAAGGAGAACATCTTAGCGGGCGTGCGCTACCTGCGGCAGATGCTCGACCGGTTTGCCGGCGATATCAAACTGGCGCTGGCTGCGTACAACGCGGGACCCGGCGCCGTTCAGAAACACAACGGCGTGCCGCCTTACGCAGAGACGCAAAAGTTCGTCGAGCGCGTCCTGACTACTGCCGAGAGGTACCGCAGGCTGTTGGCGGATGGCACTTCACCGGGCCCCGAGGTGGGAGACGATGGCGTTTGAGGCGGTGCACAACCCGAGCCCAGCGGTCCACCAGAAGGAATTGGAAAAGGCTCTCGGGGACCTGGTGGCGATCATTGAGAGAGAAGTGGCGCTGTTCCAGGACCTCTTGGACACGCTCAACCGCCAGCATCAGGCGGTTCTGCAAGAAGATCCCGAACCGGTGTTGGAGAGCACGGCACGGGTGCAAGAGCTGGTGGAGGCCACGCGGCGCTTGGAACGGGACCGGGTGCATAAGGCCTCAGAGGTGTCTGCTCACCTGCGGCTGGATACTGGGCAGCCCACTCTTTCGCAAATCATACCCTTGGTGGAAAAGCAGTACGGGGAGCGGCTGCGCGAGCTGCGCGACCTGCTCCTTTCTCTCACGAAACGCGTGCAGGAGACCAACCTGCGCAACAAGCATCTGCTCAATCGAGCGCTCCATACGGTCACCAAGAGCATCCGGCTTCTCAACGGGCAGAACGGTGTCTACGACGACAAGGGCAGAGAACAACCGGCGAACCGACAGCTCTTCACCATTCAGACTTAGGCAGGCTCCATGGTCAGGATCAGCGATCTGTTGAACATTGCACGAAGGGGCTTGCAGGCGCAAAGCCATGCCCTGCAGGTGACCAGCCACAACATTGCTAACGCCAACACCGAGGGGTATTCGCGGCAAAGAGTGACGATGGCCCCCTCGCCTCCCGTGCGCACCCCCACTGGCATGCTGGGCACCGGAGTGGACATCGCCCAGATTGAGCGCCTGCGCGAGAGCCTGTGGGACTGGCAGTTGCGCGCGGAGTACCAGGAGCTGGGTAGGTGGCAAGAACACGCCAGCGCACTCGGCGAGGTGGAAGGACTCTTGAACGAGCCTTCCGACACCGGGCTTTCGGCAACGCTGCAGGGCTTCTGGGACAGTTGGCAGACGCTGGCCAATCATCCCGAGGAAGGGGCGGCGCGCCAAGAGGTCAGGCACTGGGGGCAGCGACTCGTGGCAGCCTTCAACGGGGTGTACCGTGACCTGGGCAAGGTGCAGCAGAACCTTGATGAGCAGGTGGGGCTGCTCATCAGCCAGGTCAACGACTTGGGGCGGCAGATCGCCTCGCTCAATGTGCAGATTGCGCAGGTCGAAGCCGGCGGACTGCAGGCCAATGACCTTCGCGACCGTCGTGACTTGCTCCTCAACGAGCTGAGCAAACTGGTGGATGTCCAGGTCCTGGAGATGCCTTCCGGCATGGTCAATGTGACGGTGGGCGGCGAAACTTTGGTGGC
This DNA window, taken from Calditrichota bacterium, encodes the following:
- a CDS encoding transglycosylase SLT domain-containing protein, with translation MSIEQIRQGSGAEHSESTAEQRRLRQACQEFESLFLAHLLKTMRESSSEEGLFGEGLGGDIYQSLFETEVARKMAQAGGVGLADLLYRSLVQEARQQVPSRVPEPSIGGPAPTRVARYDAYIRDACQRYDMPLHLVYAVIHHESAGNPHAVSAKNAKGLMQLTDQTARHLRVRNVFDPKENILAGVRYLRQMLDRFAGDIKLALAAYNAGPGAVQKHNGVPPYAETQKFVERVLTTAERYRRLLADGTSPGPEVGDDGV
- a CDS encoding flagellar protein FlgN → MAFEAVHNPSPAVHQKELEKALGDLVAIIEREVALFQDLLDTLNRQHQAVLQEDPEPVLESTARVQELVEATRRLERDRVHKASEVSAHLRLDTGQPTLSQIIPLVEKQYGERLRELRDLLLSLTKRVQETNLRNKHLLNRALHTVTKSIRLLNGQNGVYDDKGREQPANRQLFTIQT
- the flgK gene encoding flagellar hook-associated protein FlgK, whose translation is MVRISDLLNIARRGLQAQSHALQVTSHNIANANTEGYSRQRVTMAPSPPVRTPTGMLGTGVDIAQIERLRESLWDWQLRAEYQELGRWQEHASALGEVEGLLNEPSDTGLSATLQGFWDSWQTLANHPEEGAARQEVRHWGQRLVAAFNGVYRDLGKVQQNLDEQVGLLISQVNDLGRQIASLNVQIAQVEAGGLQANDLRDRRDLLLNELSKLVDVQVLEMPSGMVNVTVGGETLVAGDKVRSMEVTTTTVQGVVVHSPRWGVNGREVVIRGGRIGGMLEMITTVIPQYRTRLDTLAAAVASEVNRVHMSGYAPDGSTGIPFFSPETTGAGDIALHPAVANSVNAIAASQDGTPGNGDIA